The Stenotrophomonas maltophilia genome includes a region encoding these proteins:
- a CDS encoding efflux RND transporter periplasmic adaptor subunit: MNASAELLKELRIDRKSPPPASGGGSNGGSRRWLWIAIIVVVLLIAAAVAFLFGRAPAVEVETAPAVAIQQGSASSSVLDASGYVVARRMATVSAKITGKVREVMIEEGMRVEAGQVMATLDPIDADAQRSLYASQLQAARSQVAGLEAQQKQAAAEASRLQALVGQQLVSRSQYDQAVAQRDSLRAQLETAQRNVKVANDQLAIADLGVDNNIVRAPFSGVVTAKAAQPGEIVSPLSAGGGFTRTGIGTIVDMDSLEIEVEVGEAFIGRVQPKMPVEATLNAYPEWKIPGEVIAIIPTADRGKATVKVRVALKVKDPRIVPEMGVRVSFLEQAQPQAAAKPQGVRVPAGAVIQREGASVTFVLGDQSRVQQRTVEAGQAMGKDRQILKGVSAGESVVVNPPDTLRDGAKVQQKQAQ, from the coding sequence ATGAACGCTTCTGCCGAGCTGTTGAAGGAACTCCGTATCGACCGCAAGTCGCCGCCGCCCGCCTCCGGTGGTGGCAGCAATGGCGGTAGCCGTCGTTGGCTGTGGATCGCGATCATCGTGGTCGTGCTGCTGATCGCCGCTGCCGTGGCCTTCCTGTTCGGCCGCGCGCCGGCCGTGGAAGTGGAAACCGCGCCCGCAGTGGCCATCCAGCAGGGCAGCGCCAGCAGTTCGGTGCTCGATGCCAGTGGCTACGTGGTCGCCCGGCGCATGGCCACGGTCTCGGCCAAGATCACCGGCAAGGTGCGCGAGGTGATGATCGAGGAAGGCATGCGGGTCGAAGCCGGCCAGGTGATGGCCACCTTGGATCCGATCGATGCCGATGCGCAGCGCAGCCTGTATGCCTCGCAGTTGCAGGCCGCGCGCAGCCAGGTGGCCGGGCTGGAGGCACAGCAGAAGCAGGCCGCCGCCGAAGCCAGCCGCCTGCAGGCGCTGGTCGGCCAGCAACTGGTGTCACGTTCGCAGTACGACCAGGCCGTGGCCCAGCGTGACAGCCTGCGTGCGCAGCTGGAAACGGCCCAGCGCAACGTCAAGGTCGCCAACGACCAGCTGGCCATTGCCGATCTGGGCGTGGACAACAACATCGTGCGCGCGCCGTTCTCCGGCGTGGTCACCGCCAAGGCCGCGCAGCCGGGCGAAATCGTTTCGCCGCTGTCGGCGGGCGGTGGTTTCACCCGTACCGGCATCGGCACCATCGTCGACATGGACTCGCTGGAGATCGAAGTCGAGGTCGGCGAGGCCTTCATCGGCCGCGTGCAACCGAAGATGCCGGTGGAAGCCACGCTCAACGCTTATCCGGAGTGGAAGATTCCGGGCGAGGTCATCGCCATCATCCCCACTGCCGACCGCGGCAAGGCCACGGTGAAGGTGCGCGTGGCGCTGAAGGTGAAGGACCCGCGCATCGTGCCGGAGATGGGCGTGCGGGTCAGCTTCCTGGAGCAGGCGCAGCCGCAGGCGGCCGCCAAACCGCAGGGCGTGCGCGTGCCGGCTGGCGCGGTGATCCAGCGCGAGGGCGCCTCGGTGACCTTCGTACTGGGCGACCAGAGCCGCGTGCAGCAGCGCACGGTCGAGGCCGGCCAGGCGATGGGCAAGGACCGCCAGATCCTCAAGGGCGTCAGCGCGGGTGAGTCGGTGGTGGTGAACCCGCCGGACACCCTGCGCGATGGCGCCAAGGTGCAACAGAAACAAGCGCAGTAA
- a CDS encoding ABC transporter permease — MKYFSLVWAQLFRSRTRTLLTLLSVVAAFLLFGMLDSVRVAFSSGGSVEGANRLVVASRLSITQSLPIRLETQIRQVAGVRDVAYGMWFGGIYQDPKNFFPNFSVSPNYFDVYRELQIDPAQLEDWKQTRTGAIVGETLAKQFGWKIGDTIPLQATIFPRGGSNDWPLELKGIYRSKDRALAANEERQLMMNWKYFDESNDYIKNQVSWYTVTLDNPDHSSRVAQAIDAISANSDHETKTQTESAFQQAFVKQFADIGMIVTSIMGAVFFTLLLLTGNTMAQAVRERVPELATLKTLGFKDSTVLTLVMVESVLLIGLGGLIGMGLAALILPAIGPKSMGMLPPHVPTPTWLMGLGLIVVIGIIVGLLPALRAKRLKIVDALAGR, encoded by the coding sequence ATGAAATACTTCTCGTTGGTGTGGGCGCAGCTGTTCCGCAGCCGCACGCGCACCCTGTTGACCCTGCTGTCGGTGGTGGCCGCGTTCCTGCTGTTCGGCATGCTCGACTCGGTGCGCGTGGCGTTCTCGTCCGGCGGCAGCGTGGAAGGCGCCAATCGCCTGGTGGTGGCCTCGCGGCTGTCGATCACCCAGTCGCTGCCGATCCGCCTGGAAACCCAGATCCGCCAGGTGGCCGGCGTGCGCGACGTGGCCTACGGCATGTGGTTCGGCGGCATCTACCAGGATCCAAAGAACTTCTTCCCGAACTTCTCGGTGTCGCCCAACTACTTCGATGTCTACCGCGAACTGCAGATCGATCCGGCACAGCTGGAGGACTGGAAGCAGACCCGCACCGGCGCCATCGTGGGCGAGACCCTGGCCAAGCAGTTCGGCTGGAAGATCGGCGACACCATCCCGTTGCAGGCCACGATCTTCCCGCGCGGCGGCAGCAACGACTGGCCGCTGGAACTGAAGGGCATCTACCGTTCCAAGGACCGAGCGCTGGCGGCCAACGAAGAACGCCAGTTGATGATGAACTGGAAGTACTTCGATGAATCCAACGACTACATCAAGAACCAGGTGAGCTGGTACACGGTGACGCTGGACAACCCGGATCATTCCTCGCGGGTAGCGCAGGCCATTGATGCAATCTCGGCCAACTCCGACCACGAGACCAAGACCCAGACCGAGTCGGCGTTCCAGCAGGCCTTCGTCAAGCAGTTCGCCGACATCGGCATGATCGTCACTTCAATCATGGGCGCGGTGTTCTTCACCCTGCTGCTGCTGACCGGCAACACCATGGCGCAGGCGGTGCGCGAACGCGTGCCGGAGCTGGCCACGCTGAAGACGCTGGGCTTCAAGGACAGCACCGTGCTGACCCTGGTGATGGTGGAGTCGGTGCTGCTGATCGGCCTGGGCGGCCTGATCGGCATGGGCCTGGCCGCACTGATCCTGCCGGCGATCGGCCCGAAGAGCATGGGCATGCTGCCGCCGCACGTACCGACGCCGACCTGGCTTATGGGGCTGGGCCTGATCGTGGTGATCGGCATCATCGTCGGGTTGTTGCCGGCGCTGCGTGCCAAGCGCCTGAAGATCGTCGACGCACTGGCCGGCCGCTGA
- a CDS encoding catalase family peroxidase — translation MSLFRYTRAGQTPGAPRKHSPLLWIALIALILGAVALAFAWLAGWIGDRLTAQRFTDTIEATGPAHPGFRRAHSKGICVSGWFEPSAQAPTLSSARVFSQRRVPVMGRLSIGGGDPYGADNTARVRSLAVQMVGDDGQEWRMAMNSFPFFAVPDAEAFYEQTRASIPDPATGKPDPQKMAAVLAKYPSAQAFQQWARTAPWTSSWADTTFNSVNSFWFTNAQGQKRAVRWRWQPQAPVVEMDAETRKQAGVDFLSQELQQRMASGPVRWNLVVTTAEPGDAIDDPSVPWPESRDQVVAGVLSLDRMQSQEKGACGQINFDPLILPSGVRGSDDPILAARSAVYSQSFNRRERERASGNVEQPKEAAR, via the coding sequence ATGTCGCTCTTCCGCTACACCCGCGCTGGCCAGACGCCGGGCGCGCCACGCAAGCATTCCCCCCTGCTCTGGATCGCACTGATCGCACTCATTCTGGGTGCCGTCGCGCTGGCCTTCGCCTGGCTGGCCGGCTGGATTGGCGACCGCCTGACCGCGCAGCGCTTCACCGACACCATCGAAGCCACCGGCCCGGCACATCCCGGGTTCCGCCGGGCGCACAGCAAGGGCATCTGCGTGAGCGGCTGGTTCGAACCCAGTGCACAGGCCCCTACCCTGTCCAGTGCACGGGTGTTCTCGCAGCGCCGCGTGCCGGTGATGGGCCGCCTGTCGATCGGCGGCGGTGATCCCTACGGCGCCGACAACACCGCGCGCGTACGCAGCCTGGCGGTGCAGATGGTCGGCGATGACGGCCAGGAATGGCGGATGGCAATGAACAGCTTCCCGTTCTTCGCGGTGCCCGATGCCGAGGCGTTCTACGAGCAGACGCGCGCCTCCATTCCCGACCCGGCCACCGGCAAGCCCGACCCGCAGAAGATGGCCGCGGTGCTGGCGAAATACCCCAGTGCACAGGCGTTCCAGCAGTGGGCCAGGACGGCACCGTGGACCAGCAGCTGGGCCGACACCACCTTCAACAGCGTCAACAGCTTCTGGTTCACCAACGCGCAGGGCCAGAAGCGCGCGGTGCGCTGGCGCTGGCAGCCGCAGGCGCCGGTGGTGGAGATGGATGCGGAAACGCGGAAGCAGGCCGGCGTCGATTTCCTCAGCCAGGAACTGCAACAGCGCATGGCCAGCGGCCCGGTGCGCTGGAACCTGGTCGTCACCACCGCCGAGCCCGGTGATGCCATTGATGATCCGTCGGTGCCGTGGCCCGAGTCGCGTGATCAGGTGGTGGCCGGCGTACTCAGCCTGGACCGCATGCAGTCGCAGGAAAAAGGCGCGTGCGGCCAGATCAACTTCGATCCGCTGATCCTGCCCAGTGGCGTGCGCGGCAGTGATGATCCGATCCTGGCCGCACGCTCTGCGGTGTACTCGCAGTCATTCAACCGCCGTGAGCGCGAGCGCGCCAGCGGCAACGTCGAGCAACCGAAGGAGGCCGCGCGATGA
- a CDS encoding sensor histidine kinase — translation MIGSDHSRLDSSVSSSWLASLLRPAPDSAVADLLRRGKSPWSGAIHLLWSVWIFLTPVLGNGFTVRWLLLTVASYPLFLLLYAKVMLAPRHHAWRYALGMILMALVLLPWYPSGLSYFVFGCVMIRMSSRGGWWVYLLQLTGLNLLFCGAALYVGYPWQAMVWMPAVSFIVGLVVNVEALSHQRDVALQLSQDEVRRLATTAERERIGRDLHDLLGHTLSLITLKLELARKLYDRDDARARQEIGEAEAIAREALAQVRSAVTGIRASDLAGELASARLLLECQQVHLQYTPPPPMPVDVERGLALVLREAATNIVRHAQATRVQVDFMLEERQLVMQIRDDGRGGVQAEGNGLCGMRERAMALGGQLSLQSPRGEGTVVTVRVPLVAATTPLSPASLAQDGAA, via the coding sequence ATGATCGGCAGCGATCATTCCCGCCTGGATTCTTCCGTGTCGTCGAGCTGGCTTGCGTCCCTGCTGCGCCCCGCGCCGGACTCGGCGGTGGCCGACCTGCTGCGGCGTGGCAAGTCGCCCTGGAGCGGTGCGATCCACCTGCTGTGGTCGGTCTGGATCTTCCTCACCCCGGTGCTCGGCAATGGCTTCACGGTGCGCTGGCTGCTGCTGACCGTGGCCAGCTATCCGCTGTTCCTGCTGCTCTATGCGAAGGTGATGCTGGCGCCACGGCACCACGCATGGCGCTATGCGCTGGGCATGATCCTGATGGCCCTGGTGCTGCTGCCGTGGTATCCGTCGGGACTGAGCTACTTCGTGTTCGGTTGCGTGATGATCCGCATGAGCAGCCGTGGCGGCTGGTGGGTGTACCTGTTGCAGCTCACCGGCCTGAACCTGTTGTTCTGCGGCGCTGCACTCTACGTCGGTTATCCGTGGCAAGCCATGGTGTGGATGCCGGCCGTGTCGTTCATCGTCGGCCTGGTGGTTAACGTGGAGGCCTTGAGCCATCAACGGGACGTTGCCCTGCAGCTGTCCCAGGACGAGGTGCGGCGGCTGGCCACCACCGCCGAGCGCGAGCGTATCGGCCGCGATCTGCATGACCTGCTGGGCCACACGCTGTCGCTGATCACGCTGAAGCTGGAACTGGCGCGCAAGCTGTACGACCGTGATGACGCGCGCGCGCGACAGGAGATCGGCGAAGCCGAGGCGATCGCCCGCGAGGCGCTGGCCCAGGTGCGCAGTGCGGTGACCGGCATCCGCGCCAGCGACCTGGCTGGCGAGCTGGCCTCGGCGCGCCTGCTGCTGGAATGCCAGCAGGTACACCTGCAGTACACACCGCCGCCGCCGATGCCGGTCGACGTGGAACGTGGGCTGGCGCTGGTGCTGCGCGAGGCTGCGACCAACATCGTGCGCCACGCGCAGGCGACCCGGGTGCAGGTGGATTTCATGCTTGAGGAACGACAGTTGGTGATGCAGATACGCGATGACGGCCGCGGTGGCGTACAGGCCGAGGGCAACGGATTGTGTGGCATGCGCGAACGGGCGATGGCGCTGGGCGGCCAGTTGTCACTGCAGTCGCCGCGCGGCGAAGGCACGGTAGTGACCGTGCGCGTGCCACTGGTGGCCGCGACCACGCCGCTGTCGCCAGCGTCACTGGCGCAGGATGGTGCCGCATGA
- a CDS encoding cytochrome b has product MSTHNGHFNLLARVLHWTMALMIIAMLFIGVTMVASLHLRPMLIDLHRPLGIAILLLVLLRLYNRLRHRPPPLPADLPVWQVMAAKASHWMLYALMLAMPLIGWAMLSAGGYPIVLWGSLHLPPIVPHTPALYAALRNAHSLLAYVLFATVLMHVGAALFHLWVRRDGVFQAMARGKD; this is encoded by the coding sequence ATGAGCACCCATAACGGCCACTTCAACCTGCTGGCGCGGGTGCTGCACTGGACCATGGCGCTGATGATCATCGCCATGCTGTTCATCGGCGTGACCATGGTCGCCTCGCTGCACCTGCGGCCGATGCTGATCGACCTGCACCGACCACTGGGCATCGCGATCCTGCTGCTGGTGCTGCTGCGCCTGTACAACCGCCTGCGCCACCGCCCGCCGCCACTGCCGGCCGACCTGCCGGTGTGGCAGGTGATGGCGGCCAAGGCCTCGCACTGGATGCTGTATGCACTGATGCTGGCGATGCCATTGATCGGCTGGGCGATGCTGTCGGCCGGCGGTTACCCGATCGTGCTGTGGGGTAGCCTGCACCTGCCGCCGATCGTGCCGCACACCCCGGCGCTGTATGCCGCGTTGCGTAATGCGCACAGCCTGCTGGCCTATGTGTTGTTCGCCACGGTGCTGATGCACGTGGGTGCGGCGCTGTTCCATTTGTGGGTGCGGCGGGATGGCGTGTTCCAGGCGATGGCGCGCGGGAAGGATTGA
- a CDS encoding ABC transporter ATP-binding protein — translation MDPIAPSLARLQQVQVRYRDHTALQGIDLQVRAGQVLALLGRNGAGKSTAISVLLGLRRADAGQVELLGGDPQQRSSRLGLGVMLQSTSLPRMLQVDELVAQASACYPDPMPLQEVLQRAGLQALAGRRYGQLSGGQQRAVQFAIALCGRPRVLFLDEPTTGLDIQARQAMWQAIRQLVAEGCGVLLTTHYLEEAEALAQQVLVLEQGRVLADAPLSELRLADRPRRIRCRSVLTVEDVQQWPGVQQVQRDGEHLQLLASPAEPVVARLLAADAQLRELEVQGAALADAFLDMTREAA, via the coding sequence ATGGATCCGATCGCCCCGTCGCTGGCCCGCCTGCAGCAGGTGCAGGTGCGCTACCGCGACCATACCGCCCTGCAGGGCATCGACCTGCAGGTCCGCGCTGGCCAGGTGCTGGCATTGCTGGGCCGCAACGGTGCCGGCAAGAGTACCGCGATCAGCGTGCTGTTGGGCCTGCGCCGCGCCGATGCCGGCCAGGTCGAGCTGCTCGGTGGCGACCCGCAGCAGCGCAGCAGCCGCCTCGGCCTGGGCGTGATGCTGCAGAGCACCAGCCTGCCGCGGATGCTGCAGGTGGACGAACTGGTGGCGCAAGCCAGCGCCTGCTATCCGGACCCGATGCCGCTGCAGGAGGTGCTGCAGCGCGCAGGCCTGCAGGCACTGGCAGGCCGTCGCTACGGTCAGCTGTCCGGTGGCCAGCAGCGCGCGGTGCAGTTCGCCATCGCGCTGTGTGGCCGCCCGCGCGTGCTGTTCCTGGACGAGCCCACCACCGGTCTGGACATCCAGGCGCGGCAGGCGATGTGGCAGGCGATCCGGCAGCTGGTGGCCGAAGGCTGCGGCGTGCTGCTGACCACCCACTATCTGGAAGAGGCCGAAGCGCTGGCGCAGCAGGTGCTGGTGCTGGAGCAGGGCAGGGTGCTGGCCGATGCACCGTTGAGCGAGCTGCGCCTGGCCGATCGGCCGCGCCGCATCCGCTGCCGCAGCGTGCTGACTGTTGAAGACGTACAGCAATGGCCGGGTGTGCAGCAGGTGCAGCGTGACGGCGAGCATCTGCAGTTGCTGGCGAGCCCGGCCGAGCCGGTGGTGGCGCGCCTGCTGGCCGCCGATGCACAGCTGCGTGAGCTGGAAGTACAGGGCGCGGCACTGGCCGACGCTTTCCTCGACATGACCCGGGAGGCCGCATGA
- a CDS encoding response regulator transcription factor, translating to MIRILLAEDQAMVRGALSALLGLEPDIEVLGSAADGEAAWRMLQQLQPDILVTDIEMPGLSGLELAQRIARHELPIKVVIVTTFARAGFLRRALEAGVLGYLLKDAPAENLADALRKVKQGIRAIDPQLALDAWSQADPLTDRERRVLRLAGEGRTASEIAEQLGLSHGTVRNYLSECIGKLGVANRIEAYRLARQKGWL from the coding sequence ATGATCCGCATCCTGCTGGCCGAAGACCAGGCGATGGTGCGCGGTGCATTGTCGGCGCTGCTGGGCCTGGAGCCGGACATCGAGGTGCTGGGCAGCGCTGCTGACGGCGAGGCGGCGTGGCGCATGCTGCAGCAGCTGCAGCCGGACATTCTGGTCACTGACATCGAAATGCCTGGCCTGTCCGGGCTGGAACTGGCCCAGCGCATCGCCCGCCACGAGTTGCCGATCAAGGTCGTGATCGTGACCACCTTCGCCCGTGCCGGCTTCCTGCGCCGCGCGCTGGAAGCGGGCGTGCTGGGCTACCTGCTGAAGGACGCACCAGCCGAGAACCTGGCCGATGCCCTGCGCAAGGTGAAGCAGGGCATCCGCGCGATCGACCCGCAGCTGGCGCTGGATGCGTGGTCGCAGGCCGACCCGCTGACCGACCGCGAGCGCCGCGTGCTGCGGCTGGCGGGCGAGGGCCGCACCGCCAGCGAGATTGCCGAGCAGCTGGGGTTGTCGCATGGCACGGTGCGCAATTACCTGTCCGAGTGCATCGGCAAGCTGGGCGTGGCCAACCGGATCGAGGCGTACCGGCTGGCGCGGCAGAAGGGATGGTTGTAG
- a CDS encoding ABC transporter permease gives MNTMTRTGTTPAPVSAWRQALRPYGAELVAELRRAWRTPAFAVPSLLFPVLFYLLFGVVLGRGHAPLYLLATYCVFGAMAPALFGFGVQLALDRESGLLTLKRALPMPAAAPLLARLAMAVMFALLVAALLIGVARALGGVQLQAVQMLQLLAVAGLAALPLGAIGLLIGSHVSASAAPAMVNLVYLPLALLSGLWLPLSALPKVFSMMAPLWPTWHLAQLALPVVGLPSVGSMAGHLLVLLAVTVVALLLARRRLRRIG, from the coding sequence ATGAACACGATGACCCGTACCGGCACTACACCCGCGCCGGTATCGGCGTGGCGTCAGGCCTTGCGCCCGTACGGCGCTGAACTGGTGGCCGAGCTGCGCCGCGCCTGGCGTACACCCGCCTTCGCGGTGCCTTCGCTGCTGTTCCCGGTGCTGTTCTACCTGTTGTTCGGCGTGGTGTTGGGCCGCGGCCATGCACCGCTCTACCTGCTGGCCACCTACTGCGTGTTCGGTGCGATGGCCCCGGCCCTGTTCGGCTTCGGCGTGCAGCTGGCGCTGGACCGAGAAAGCGGCCTGCTGACCCTCAAGCGAGCGCTGCCGATGCCGGCGGCGGCACCGTTGCTGGCGCGACTGGCGATGGCCGTGATGTTCGCGTTGCTGGTAGCCGCCCTGTTGATCGGGGTGGCGCGCGCGCTGGGTGGCGTGCAGCTGCAGGCAGTGCAGATGCTGCAGCTGCTGGCGGTGGCGGGCCTGGCAGCGCTGCCGCTGGGGGCGATCGGCCTGCTGATCGGCAGTCATGTCAGTGCCAGCGCGGCGCCGGCGATGGTCAACCTGGTCTACCTGCCGCTGGCCCTGCTGTCGGGCCTGTGGCTGCCGTTGTCGGCGCTGCCCAAGGTGTTCTCGATGATGGCACCGCTGTGGCCAACCTGGCATCTGGCGCAGCTGGCGCTGCCGGTGGTCGGGCTGCCGTCGGTGGGCAGCATGGCTGGCCACCTGCTGGTGCTGCTGGCGGTCACGGTGGTGGCGCTGCTGCTGGCGCGCCGCCGCCTGCGCCGGATCGGCTGA
- a CDS encoding ABC transporter permease: MFKSKLKKWLGNGLTVLLLVIGLVLWISLPWFGVLAVAVLVALWLLLTRGGRLALAATRIGVASLPQRWGASSVIVVGIAGVVGVLVAMLAMGEGFQATLNNTGDDTTAIVLRGGSQAETNSVITREQVPTLSTLPGISRDGEGRPLLSPELSQVVNLVSKSDGTDVNAQFRGVGPQAWAVHDKVKIIEGRKFAAGLREIVVGQGAKGQFRDMDVGRMLTLGNQTWTVVGVFATGDAHDSELWTDADTLATTYQRSAWQSISVRTDGKAGFEQFKAAVAADPRLKLDVETTRVYYSKQGGGLTKLIDILGKVIGTIMAVGAVFGALNTMYAAVATRAREIATMRAIGFRGLPVVTAVMLETMLLALLGGLLGCAVAWLLFNGYSVSTIGSNFSAVVFKFHVSPELLWTGLKWALGIGLVGGLFPALRAARLPITTALRET; this comes from the coding sequence ATGTTCAAGAGCAAACTCAAGAAATGGCTGGGCAACGGCCTGACGGTGCTGCTGCTGGTGATCGGCCTGGTGCTGTGGATCAGCCTGCCGTGGTTCGGCGTGCTGGCCGTGGCCGTGCTGGTGGCACTGTGGCTGCTGCTGACCCGTGGCGGACGGTTGGCGCTGGCCGCCACCCGCATCGGCGTGGCCAGCCTGCCGCAGCGCTGGGGCGCGTCCTCGGTGATCGTGGTCGGCATCGCCGGCGTGGTCGGCGTGCTGGTGGCGATGCTGGCGATGGGCGAAGGCTTCCAGGCCACGCTCAACAACACCGGCGACGACACCACCGCCATCGTGCTGCGCGGCGGCTCGCAGGCCGAGACCAACTCGGTGATCACCCGCGAGCAGGTGCCGACGTTGTCCACCCTGCCCGGCATCAGCCGCGATGGCGAAGGCCGGCCGCTGCTGTCGCCGGAGCTGTCGCAGGTGGTCAACCTGGTATCGAAGTCCGACGGCACCGACGTCAACGCGCAGTTCCGCGGCGTTGGTCCGCAGGCCTGGGCCGTGCATGACAAGGTCAAGATCATCGAAGGCCGCAAGTTCGCAGCCGGCCTGCGCGAGATCGTGGTCGGCCAGGGTGCCAAGGGCCAGTTCCGCGACATGGACGTGGGCAGGATGCTGACCCTGGGCAACCAGACCTGGACCGTGGTCGGCGTGTTCGCCACCGGCGATGCGCACGATTCGGAGCTGTGGACCGACGCCGATACGCTGGCCACCACCTACCAGCGCAGCGCCTGGCAGTCGATCAGCGTGCGTACCGATGGCAAGGCCGGCTTCGAGCAGTTCAAGGCAGCGGTCGCCGCCGACCCGCGCCTGAAACTGGACGTGGAAACCACCCGTGTCTACTACAGCAAGCAGGGCGGCGGGCTGACCAAGCTGATCGACATCCTCGGCAAGGTGATCGGCACGATCATGGCGGTGGGTGCAGTGTTCGGCGCACTCAACACCATGTATGCGGCCGTGGCCACCCGTGCGCGCGAGATCGCCACCATGCGCGCGATCGGCTTCCGCGGCCTGCCGGTGGTGACGGCGGTGATGCTGGAGACCATGCTGCTGGCGTTGCTGGGTGGCCTTCTGGGGTGTGCGGTGGCGTGGCTGCTGTTCAATGGCTACAGCGTGTCCACCATAGGCAGCAACTTCAGCGCGGTGGTGTTCAAGTTCCATGTGTCGCCGGAACTGCTGTGGACCGGACTGAAATGGGCGCTGGGCATCGGCCTGGTCGGCGGCCTGTTCCCGGCGCTGCGCGCGGCCCGTTTGCCGATCACCACGGCGTTGCGAGAAACCTGA
- a CDS encoding ABC transporter ATP-binding protein — protein sequence MSTLVSLRNITKTYQRGPEKVQVLHGIDLDIASGDFVALMGPSGSGKTTLLNLIGGLDNPSGGEISIEGERIDQMSGGQLSTWRSHHVGFVFQFYNLMPMLTAQKNVELPLLLTHLNAAQRRRNAEIALTLVGLADRRSHRPNELSGGQQQRVAIARAIVSDPTFLICDEPTGDLDRQSAEEILGLLQQLNREHGKTIIMVTHDPKAAEYATHTVHLDKGELADAPLAH from the coding sequence ATGTCGACCCTGGTTTCACTGCGCAACATCACCAAGACCTACCAGCGTGGCCCCGAGAAAGTGCAGGTGCTGCACGGCATCGACCTGGACATCGCCAGCGGCGACTTCGTCGCGCTGATGGGCCCGTCCGGCTCGGGCAAGACCACCCTGCTCAACCTGATCGGCGGCCTGGACAACCCCAGCGGCGGCGAGATCAGCATCGAAGGCGAGCGCATCGACCAGATGAGCGGCGGCCAGCTGTCGACCTGGCGCAGCCACCACGTCGGCTTCGTGTTCCAGTTCTACAACCTGATGCCGATGCTGACCGCGCAGAAGAACGTGGAGCTGCCGCTGCTGCTGACCCATCTCAATGCCGCGCAGCGCCGCCGCAATGCCGAGATCGCGCTGACCCTGGTCGGCCTGGCCGACCGCCGCAGCCATCGCCCCAATGAACTGTCCGGCGGCCAGCAGCAGCGCGTGGCGATCGCGCGGGCGATCGTCTCCGACCCGACCTTCCTGATCTGCGACGAACCCACCGGCGACCTCGACCGCCAGTCCGCCGAGGAGATCCTCGGCCTGCTGCAGCAGCTCAACCGCGAACACGGCAAGACCATCATCATGGTCACCCATGACCCGAAGGCCGCCGAGTACGCCACGCACACGGTGCACCTGGACAAGGGCGAGCTGGCCGACGCGCCGCTGGCCCACTGA